The genomic segment CACCGCACGGGCCATGGCGTCCAGGTCGTGACTGTGGTCCGCCCTCAGCGGCACTTCCACGGCGGTGCCGCCGTAGAGGTCCGTGAGGTGCGGATACGCCTCGAACGAGGGCCAGGCGTACACCACTTCGCCGCCCTCCTGCCCCAGCACGGAGTGCAGGAGATGCGCGGTGACGCCCACCGAGCCGGCGCCGACGGCGAGATGCGCGGCGGGGACCGAGAGGTGCGCGGAGAGCGCTTCGGTCAGCTCGGTGACGGACCGGTCGGGGTAGCGGTTGATCCGGCCGCCTTCGTCCCGGAGCAGTTCCCGGACCGAGGGCAGGGGCGGATGGGGGTTCTCGTTGGCAGCAAGGGAAAAGGGCGGCACGCGGCACCTTCCGACACCGGGGGCACGCCACCGGAAACCGGTCGACGCGCGCTTCGGCGCAAGCATGGGGATGGGTAATGCGCGCCTGCATCCGAGGAGTTGACTGCTCGGGGGCGTCGCTGCGACAACCCTACGAGGTGCGTCGGCGCCTCGCAAGATCCCGCCGTCAACTGTCCGCGACCACCCGGAAGCCGTGTGCCGGCGGCGGAGGGTCAGGGCTGGCGGGGAGGGCCGGGCGGCTTCCCGGTCGCCTCGCCCCGCCCCATCAGATAGCCGAGTTGCAGCCGGTGCTGCGCGGCGTACTCGTCCTTGAGCCGCGCGATGTGCGACTGGAGCGAACGCAGGCTGAGCCCGAGCCGGCGGGCGATCTCCCGGTCGGAACGTCCCTCGATCAGTAATTTGCGGATCGTGTCCCGCATGTCGGGGATCACTTCCGCGGCCGCGTCGGCCGCCCGTACCGGCAGGAAGGGGTAGGGCTCGGCCCGGTCCCAGGCCCGCTCGAACATGTCCGTCAGGAACTTCACCACGGCGGGCTCGGTGACGAGCACCATGACGGTGCGCTCGGCATTGGCCGGAATGAACGCGGTGTGCCGGTCGACGATGATCAGCCGGTCGAAGAACTCCGCGAGGGTACGGACCTGGGCGCCGTATCCCGCGACCGTCCGCACGTAATCCTTGGTCGGCTCGTCGAACCGGGTGCTGTGCTGGTAGAGGGTGCGCATGAACACGCCCGCGTCGATCTGCGCGCGCACCCCGGCCAGCGCCTTGTCCAGCACGGCACCGGGGCGCGGCCCGTCGGGCTGGGCCGTCAGGATCTCCTTCCGCGCCCCGTCCACCACGCGCTGGATGGCCTCGGCGATCTCCGGGAGCCCCTTGACGTAGACGAAACCGATTCCGGAGGACGCCCCGTGCGGCGTGCCGGGACCGTCGGTCCCGGGCCGGGGCGCGGTCTGGACGGCGAGAGTCCGGGACAGCTCGGTGAGCGTCTCCGCCATCCGGAGCATGGTCTCCCCGGGGCTCACCGCGATGTCGCCGAGCCCTCCGCCGACCGGATGCTTAGAACGGTTCGGGGTGTCGGGCGCGGCACCGCGCGCCGATCTTGTGTGACTCTTTGTTCCCATTTGAATCCCCCGTTTCGTGGCATTGCACTGACCCGAAGTATCCGTGATCATCCGCGAATGCTCCAGGGGTGACAGGGTCAACAGCGGGATCGTACGGGCGTGTTGGTGTGGCTGGAAAGAGCCTTGTCCTGAGGAGTGTCGTTTCCAGGCTCATTCCTTTCCATCGTCGACCGGTCTCGACGCGTCCGCTGAGCGGTATCAAGAATTCCACTTCCGGTCATTCGCGCCGCTTCTCCCTTTCGCTCATAGGAGTGGGCTGCCGGGTGCGTGGAACGGGATGAAAATCTATGCTTTGGGGGGATTTTATGTACGTGCAATCGATCCGTACGCGTCTGGTCACCGATGTACTCGGTGTCGCTCTCCTTCTCGCCCTCGGTGGCTCGATCGCGCTGTCGGGCGGGGCTGATGATATTGGCTGGAATTCGCTTCACATGTCGGCAACAAATGACATCGGGTGGAACGGGCTCCAGGTCTGAAAACCGTCTGCGCGCGCCCCGGACCTGTTCCTTCCGCTCTCGCTCCGGCGACGGACGGACAGGCCCGCGCGTCTTCCGTCCATCCGTCCCACGTCACGCGGAGAACGAACACGTGAACAGCAGACTTTCGGAACTCTCCATCATCGGGGCCGGGCCCCGCGGTGTGTCCGTACTGGAGCGGCTGTGCGCCCAGGAGCGGAAGTCCCCGTCATGTGAACGGCTGACCGTCCATGTCGTCGACCCGGCGACGCCCGGCGCGGGCGCGGTCTGGCGCACCGGGCAGTCCGGTCACCTCCTGATGAACACCGTGGCTTCGCAGGTCAGCGTCTTCACCGACGCCAGCGTGACCATGGCGGGCCCCATCGAGGAGGGGCCGAGCCTGTACGAGTGGGCGCAGCGGCTGCTCTCCGGCGGCGAGACCCCGGCGGGCGGACCTGACGACACCGCCCTGGCGGAGGCCCGCGCCCTGGGGCCCGACTCGTATCCCACCCGGGCCTTCTACGGCCGCTATCTGGAGTGGGTCTTCCAGCGCCTGGTCGACACCGCGCCCGCGCACATCACCGTCCGGGTGCACGCGTCGCGCGCCGTCGCCGTACAGGACGCGCCCGTGGGCCAGGACGGGCAGGACGGCGGGCCCCACGGCCCCCAGGAGGTGCTGCTGGCCGACGGCACCCGGCTGACCGGGCTGGACGCGGTGGTGTTCGCGCAGGGCCACGTACCGGCCGAGCCGACCCGCACCGAGGCGGAGCTGGCCCGTTTCGCGGCCCGGCACACGCTGACCTATCTGCCACCGGCCAACCCGGCCGACGTCGACCTGGAGGCCGTCCGGCCCGGTGAGGGCGTCGCGATGCGCGGCCTGGGGCTCAACTTCTTCGACTACATGGCCCTGTTCACGCTCGGCCGCGGTGGCTCC from the Streptomyces sp. AM 4-1-1 genome contains:
- a CDS encoding LuxR family transcriptional regulator; this encodes MAETLTELSRTLAVQTAPRPGTDGPGTPHGASSGIGFVYVKGLPEIAEAIQRVVDGARKEILTAQPDGPRPGAVLDKALAGVRAQIDAGVFMRTLYQHSTRFDEPTKDYVRTVAGYGAQVRTLAEFFDRLIIVDRHTAFIPANAERTVMVLVTEPAVVKFLTDMFERAWDRAEPYPFLPVRAADAAAEVIPDMRDTIRKLLIEGRSDREIARRLGLSLRSLQSHIARLKDEYAAQHRLQLGYLMGRGEATGKPPGPPRQP